atCTTGCATGTGATCAACTTCAGGAAGAAATGTATTATTGCTTATTAAGATTTTTCCATATTGTTTCATGAACATGGCTCATGTTATTTTTTGGCTGCTCCTCACCCACAATGGCCTAATACCAAGAGTTGAGGGCTATTTTTGTAGGCAGGTGACAAAAGACAAACACCCAAATTAAAcacagctttcattttcttttttgctacTGCTCCAGTAGATCAAGAATGTCTTCAAAATGCCATGAGGGAGTCTGTCATTTTTGGATAACAGAAAGTGAATGCCAGAAAGGATGATGCAaaaaactgctttgtttttcccctcttgcaGTAAGTCTTCTTGAGAGCAGTAGAGGAGAAGGGTGCACTGACAATGGCTGCAGAGTTGGATTTCTCCCCACCTGAAATCCCTGAACCCACATTCCTGGAGAATGTGCTACGCTATGGACTCTTCTTTGGAGCCATTTTCCAGCTGATCTGTGTGCTTGCCATAATCCTGCCCGTGTCCAAGTCCCACAAGACAGTAAGTAGTGCTCTTCAATATTGATATAAATGGGCAGAGTCACAGAAAACAGGATGGGAGGGAATGTTGAGTAGC
This genomic stretch from Cinclus cinclus chromosome 18, bCinCin1.1, whole genome shotgun sequence harbors:
- the MANBAL gene encoding protein MANBAL, whose product is MAAELDFSPPEIPEPTFLENVLRYGLFFGAIFQLICVLAIILPVSKSHKTDSDSFEPKNSETVKKPKATAPQISKKPKKETKKKR